The genomic interval CCGTCGGCGCGGGTGAGCATCGAGGCATCAACATATCAACGCATCAACGCATGTATTCGCCACCATTGGCATCGAGGCAGGCGCCGGTGATGGCGCGGGCGTAATCCGAGGCCAGCATCAGCGCCGCGCGGGCGCAGTCGTCGTCGGTGACCATCTTGCCCAGCGGGATGTTGGCCTCGATGTCCGACAGCACTGCGGCTTCGCTGCGCTTTTGGTGTTGCGCCAGCATGCGGATGGCTTGCTGCACCGGCACGCCCCACATCCAGCCCATGAAGATGCTGTTCACGCGGATGCCGTGGCGTCCGACCTCCTGGGCAAGATAGCGCGCGGCGGTTTCCTGCGCGGCCTTGGACGCGGCATAAGCGCCTTCACCCGGATAGGGTTTGCGTGTCGCCATGGTGTTGATCATGACGATGGCGCCGCCGTCGTTGCGTTTCATCTGCGCGACGACGGCCTGCGTCAGGCGCAGCGTGCCGACGACGTTGGTGTTGAAAATCCGCTGCCAGCCGTCGAGGTCGCTCTGCGCCACCGGGTCGAAACTGCCGTGCTCGTAAGCGCTGTTGATGAGTACATCGATGCGCCCGCAGCGGCGCACGGTTTCTTCCACCAGCTGTGCGCACTGGGCCGCATCGTTGATGTCCGTCGGCACTTTGAGCACCGTGCAATCCGCTGCCGTCGCGCCCAGTGCGTGAATCGCCGCTTCCGTCGCATCGAGTTTTTCCGGCGTGCGCGCGGCGCAGACCACGGCCCGCGCGCCTTCGCGCGCCGCTTCGACGGCCAGCTTGATACCCAGCCCCGGACCGATGCCGGAGATGATGACGACTTTGTCCTTGAGCAGCATGTGCGGATCGCCTTCAGCGCGTCAAAGTCCGGCGTCGGCCTTCAGGGCGGCGGCCTTGTCGGTCGCTTCCCAGGTGAATTCCGGTTCGTCGCGGCCGAAGTGGCCGTAGGCCGCCGTCTTGCTGTAGATCGGACGCAGCAGGTCGAGCGCCTGGATGATGCCCTTGGGGCGCAGGTCGAAATGGGCGCGGATCAGTTCGACGATCTTTTCATCGCTGATCCTGCCGCTGCCAAAGGTGTTGACCATCAGCGAAACCGGCTTGGCCACGCCGATGGCGTAGGCAATCTGGACTTCGCAGCGTTCGGCCAGGCCGGCGGCGACGATGTTCTTCGCCACGTAGCGGCCGGCGTAGGCGGCCGAGCGGTCGACCTTGGACGGATCCTTGCCGGAGAAGGCGCCGCCGCCGTGACGCGCCGCGCCGCCGTAGGTATCGACGATGATCTTGCGCCCGGTCAGGCCGCAGTCGC from Sterolibacterium denitrificans carries:
- a CDS encoding SDR family oxidoreductase, translating into MLLKDKVVIISGIGPGLGIKLAVEAAREGARAVVCAARTPEKLDATEAAIHALGATAADCTVLKVPTDINDAAQCAQLVEETVRRCGRIDVLINSAYEHGSFDPVAQSDLDGWQRIFNTNVVGTLRLTQAVVAQMKRNDGGAIVMINTMATRKPYPGEGAYAASKAAQETAARYLAQEVGRHGIRVNSIFMGWMWGVPVQQAIRMLAQHQKRSEAAVLSDIEANIPLGKMVTDDDCARAALMLASDYARAITGACLDANGGEYMR